One Synergistaceae bacterium genomic region harbors:
- a CDS encoding ABC transporter ATP-binding protein has product MIKVQARQVRREFQIRNAMGKRETLSVLEHFDLDIHEGEFLSLLGPSGCGKTTFLNILAGLDRYDGGEILVDDQPLRERSFNRGMVFQSYALLPWRTVIKNLEVGLEIRRVEKKERRKIARRYLDLVGLASCENQYPHQLSGGMRQRVAIARVLAYRPDLLLMDEPFAALDAQTRENLQIELLRIWEADKKTILFVTHSIDEAILLSDRVAFMSSRPGSIKEIIDIDLPRPRTEDIRNSTEFAGIRKKLWGMLQAEAAQIQSYGAYL; this is encoded by the coding sequence ATGATCAAAGTTCAGGCTCGACAGGTTCGTCGGGAATTTCAAATTCGAAACGCCATGGGCAAAAGAGAAACCCTTTCCGTTCTGGAGCATTTCGACCTGGATATTCATGAAGGGGAATTTCTCTCGCTCCTGGGGCCCTCCGGCTGCGGAAAAACGACGTTTCTCAACATTCTGGCGGGCCTGGACAGATACGACGGCGGAGAAATACTCGTGGACGACCAGCCCTTGCGGGAACGCAGCTTCAATCGCGGCATGGTCTTTCAAAGCTACGCGCTGCTGCCCTGGAGGACGGTGATCAAAAACCTCGAAGTGGGGCTGGAAATCCGCCGCGTCGAAAAAAAAGAGCGGAGAAAAATCGCGAGACGCTACCTCGACCTCGTAGGGCTCGCGTCCTGCGAAAATCAGTATCCGCATCAGCTTTCCGGCGGTATGCGTCAGCGCGTTGCCATCGCCCGCGTACTGGCCTACCGCCCCGACCTCCTGCTCATGGACGAGCCATTCGCCGCTCTCGACGCGCAGACGCGGGAAAATCTGCAAATAGAGTTACTGCGCATCTGGGAGGCCGACAAAAAAACCATCCTTTTCGTCACCCACAGCATTGACGAAGCAATTTTGCTCTCCGACCGGGTCGCGTTCATGAGTTCCCGGCCCGGCAGCATAAAGGAAATCATAGACATCGACCTGCCCCGCCCGCGGACGGAGGACATCCGCAACTCGACGGAATTTGCAGGTATCCGGAAAAAGCTGTGGGGTATGCTGCAGGCGGAAGCCGCGCAGATTCAAAGTTACGGAGCCTACTTATGA